One Pararhodobacter sp. DNA window includes the following coding sequences:
- a CDS encoding patatin-like phospholipase family protein, which translates to MMESKEESGSSALLRVLTLDGGGAKGFYTLGVLKEIEAMIGCPLHQKFDLVFGTSTGAIIASLIALGHSVDSILELYRKHVPTVMSQKTAPARSRALKKLASEVFGDATFSDVKTDIGIVTAKWLNERPMIFKGSVAQAHGRVGTFVPGFGVSIADAVKASCSAYPFFERTIVRTSMGEDIELIDGGYCANNPTLYAIADAVQALRRDRKDIRLVSVGVGIYPDPKPSLLMWLAKKYLVSVQLLQKTLEINTQSMDQLRQILFHDVPTIRINDSYVTPEMATDLLEHDIKKLGVLFQRGRESFASRETQLREHLI; encoded by the coding sequence ATGATGGAGTCGAAAGAAGAGTCTGGATCGTCTGCCTTACTGCGAGTCCTTACGTTGGACGGCGGCGGCGCTAAGGGCTTTTACACGCTGGGCGTACTCAAGGAAATCGAGGCGATGATCGGGTGCCCACTGCACCAGAAGTTCGATCTGGTTTTCGGTACCAGTACGGGCGCGATCATCGCGTCACTGATCGCGCTCGGTCACAGCGTCGATTCCATCCTGGAGCTGTACCGCAAGCACGTGCCTACCGTGATGTCGCAGAAGACCGCTCCGGCCAGGTCGCGCGCCCTGAAGAAGCTGGCGAGCGAGGTCTTCGGCGATGCAACGTTCAGTGATGTGAAGACCGACATCGGGATCGTTACGGCCAAGTGGCTGAACGAGCGCCCGATGATCTTTAAGGGCAGCGTCGCGCAGGCGCATGGCCGAGTCGGTACGTTCGTCCCGGGCTTTGGCGTGAGCATCGCAGACGCTGTCAAGGCATCGTGCTCGGCCTACCCGTTCTTCGAGCGAACGATCGTCAGGACCTCGATGGGTGAGGACATCGAGCTGATCGACGGCGGGTACTGCGCAAACAACCCGACGCTGTACGCAATCGCCGATGCGGTCCAGGCGCTTCGGAGAGATCGCAAGGACATCCGGCTTGTGAGCGTTGGCGTGGGCATTTACCCCGACCCGAAGCCGAGCCTGTTGATGTGGCTGGCGAAAAAATATCTCGTTAGCGTCCAGTTGCTGCAGAAGACCCTGGAGATCAACACGCAGTCGATGGACCAACTGCGGCAGATTCTGTTCCATGACGTACCGACCATCCGGATCAACGACTCCTACGTCACGCCTGAAATGGCGACTGATCTACTGGAACACGACATCAAGAAGCTGGGTGTCTTGTTCCAGCGAGGACGGGAGTCGTTCGCGTCGCGGGAGACGCAGCTTCGCGAGCATTTGATATAG